Proteins from a genomic interval of Orbaceae bacterium lpD02:
- the ppnN gene encoding nucleotide 5'-monophosphate nucleosidase PpnN produces the protein MITHISPLGSMDLLAQIEVDMLKRSANSELYQIFRNCSLATLNAGSKTDNTKELLDKYLSYEINVISKERGVKLELVNPPKSAFVDGKIIRSIQANLFAVLRDILFVNSQVAAIKGILAPTLDKQDLSFYLTNLVFAILRNANALHVGEDPNLVVCWGGHSINEAEYYYSRQVGMQLGLRELNICTGCGPGIMEAPMKGAAVGHAQQRYKESRFIGMTEPSIIAAEPPNALVNELIIMPDIEKRLEAFVRMAHGIIIFPGGPGTAEELLYILGILLDPANENQALPLILTGPKECKDYFDAIDLFIHNTLGEEATKLYQIIIDNPEEVARIMKNGVKQVKSSRLTSGDAYGFNWTLKITQELQHPFEPTHENMASLNLHKEQPVEQLAADLRRAFSGIVAGNVKESGMKQIELHGPYKLQGDPQIMKQLDELLRSFVVQHRMKLPGGTAYKPCYEICY, from the coding sequence GTGATTACCCATATTAGTCCATTAGGATCGATGGATCTGCTCGCGCAAATTGAAGTAGATATGTTAAAACGTTCGGCTAATAGCGAACTTTATCAAATATTTAGAAATTGCTCATTGGCAACGCTTAATGCAGGAAGTAAAACCGATAATACGAAAGAGTTGCTCGATAAATATTTATCGTATGAAATTAACGTCATCAGCAAAGAGCGTGGCGTAAAACTCGAGTTAGTTAATCCTCCCAAAAGCGCTTTTGTCGACGGTAAGATTATTCGTTCTATTCAAGCAAATCTTTTTGCAGTACTGCGTGATATTTTATTTGTTAATAGCCAAGTAGCCGCAATTAAAGGAATACTCGCCCCTACTCTAGACAAGCAAGATCTCTCTTTTTATCTTACCAATCTTGTTTTTGCTATTTTACGTAATGCAAATGCATTACATGTTGGAGAAGATCCTAATTTAGTTGTTTGCTGGGGTGGGCACTCAATTAATGAAGCTGAATATTATTATTCACGGCAAGTCGGTATGCAGTTAGGTTTACGTGAGCTAAATATTTGTACTGGTTGCGGTCCTGGTATCATGGAAGCACCAATGAAAGGTGCTGCGGTTGGGCATGCTCAGCAGCGCTATAAAGAGAGTCGTTTTATTGGTATGACTGAGCCATCGATTATTGCCGCCGAACCGCCTAATGCATTAGTGAACGAACTTATCATTATGCCCGATATTGAAAAACGTTTAGAAGCGTTTGTTCGTATGGCTCATGGCATTATTATTTTTCCAGGTGGGCCAGGAACGGCAGAAGAGCTACTTTATATTCTTGGCATATTATTGGATCCTGCTAATGAAAATCAGGCATTACCACTTATTTTAACCGGCCCAAAAGAGTGCAAGGATTATTTTGATGCGATTGATCTGTTCATACATAATACGTTAGGCGAAGAAGCGACTAAACTTTATCAAATTATTATTGATAATCCAGAAGAAGTTGCACGGATTATGAAGAACGGTGTAAAACAAGTTAAATCCTCTCGTTTAACTAGTGGTGATGCATATGGATTTAATTGGACACTAAAAATCACGCAAGAATTACAACACCCTTTTGAGCCAACCCATGAAAATATGGCATCTCTAAATTTACATAAAGAACAACCAGTTGAACAGCTTGCAGCAGATTTACGCAGAGCTTTTTCTGGTATTGTAGCAGGTAATGTTAAAGAATCGGGTATGAAACAGATAGAACTACATGGTCCTTATAAACTACAAGGCGACCCGCAAATAATGAAGCAACTTGATGAACTATTACGTAGTTTTGTCGTGCAACACCGCATGAAATTACCCGGCGGAACCGCTTATAAACCATGTTATGAAATTTGCTATTAA
- the syd gene encoding SecY-interacting protein: MNKTQSNCLILFTEHYIDIWQNTTKHAPISSELYGVPSPCIIDTIDLAVLWLPIRPSPHSLAIAEEVANIRIHDSAHLFYGTQYAGDMQAQWHDLSLSLIQVWSDDDFSRLEQNIIAHLMMQKKLKRRPTIFIATTNDEAEIIAIDNKTGNIILEKLITNETKVLASDLDTFLSNLTPIAQ; this comes from the coding sequence ATGAATAAAACTCAATCAAATTGCCTTATATTGTTTACAGAGCATTACATTGATATATGGCAAAATACGACCAAACATGCACCTATAAGTAGTGAATTATATGGAGTGCCATCGCCGTGTATTATCGATACGATAGATTTAGCCGTGTTATGGCTACCTATTCGGCCAAGCCCTCATTCATTAGCGATCGCTGAAGAAGTGGCTAATATTCGCATTCATGATAGTGCCCACCTTTTTTATGGCACACAATATGCTGGTGACATGCAAGCACAGTGGCATGATTTGTCTTTATCGCTTATTCAAGTATGGAGTGATGATGACTTTTCCAGACTAGAGCAAAATATTATTGCCCACCTAATGATGCAAAAAAAATTAAAACGTCGCCCGACAATTTTTATCGCAACAACAAATGATGAAGCTGAAATTATTGCAATAGATAATAAAACCGGAAACATTATTTTAGAAAAACTCATTACAAATGAAACTAAAGTTTTAGCCAGTGATCTAGACACGTTTCTAAGCAACCTCACACCTATTGCTCAATAG
- a CDS encoding amino acid aminotransferase, with the protein MFENLIAAPADPILGLAEIFNTDERINKINLSVGIYKDEHMLTPVLACVKSAEAQLLENEHTKAYLPIEGLAKFNLLTQQLILGENSQLISDGRVKTAQAPGGTGALRIMADFLARRTKIKRVWVSNPTWPNHQSVFQTAGLEVREYRYYNAQTHELDFDSLIEDLSNISAGDAVLFHGCCHNPTGIDPTPEQWKIISDLALQRGWLPVFDLAYQGFGQGLDEDVIGVRLFAENVPELLIASSYSKNFGLYNERVGALTLVAENADITERAFSQVRTIIRANYSNPPSHGANIVAKILSDPEMKDEWIGELTTMRQRIHRMRQLFVKTLQEKGAKHDFSFIVKQNGMFSFSGLTESQVLTLRNDYGIYIVNSGRLNVAGMTLDNMSLLCESIVKVLS; encoded by the coding sequence ATGTTTGAAAATTTAATAGCAGCACCCGCTGACCCTATTTTAGGGCTGGCAGAGATATTCAATACTGATGAGCGAATTAATAAAATTAACCTCAGTGTTGGGATCTATAAAGATGAACATATGCTCACGCCAGTTCTTGCTTGTGTAAAAAGCGCTGAAGCACAATTATTAGAAAATGAACACACTAAAGCTTACCTTCCTATCGAGGGGTTAGCTAAATTTAATTTACTAACACAACAATTAATTTTAGGCGAAAATAGCCAATTAATTAGTGATGGAAGAGTAAAAACAGCTCAGGCACCTGGAGGTACCGGTGCATTAAGGATTATGGCCGATTTTTTAGCCCGCCGCACAAAAATCAAACGAGTCTGGGTTAGCAACCCGACATGGCCAAATCATCAGAGCGTTTTTCAAACAGCAGGACTCGAAGTAAGAGAGTATCGTTATTATAATGCACAAACTCATGAGTTGGATTTTGATTCGTTAATCGAAGATTTAAGCAATATTTCAGCAGGCGACGCGGTGCTTTTTCATGGCTGTTGTCATAACCCAACGGGGATCGACCCAACGCCAGAGCAGTGGAAGATCATTTCTGACTTAGCATTGCAGAGAGGTTGGTTACCTGTTTTTGATTTAGCTTACCAAGGCTTTGGTCAAGGTTTAGATGAAGACGTAATTGGAGTGCGTTTATTCGCTGAAAATGTACCAGAGCTATTAATTGCAAGTTCTTATTCAAAAAATTTTGGCTTATATAATGAGCGAGTAGGCGCGCTTACTTTAGTTGCAGAAAATGCAGATATTACAGAACGAGCATTTAGCCAAGTTAGAACAATTATTCGAGCAAATTATTCTAACCCGCCATCGCATGGCGCAAATATTGTCGCGAAGATACTGAGTGATCCCGAAATGAAAGACGAATGGATCGGCGAGCTGACAACAATGCGTCAAAGAATACATCGTATGAGGCAGCTATTTGTTAAAACGCTGCAAGAAAAAGGTGCAAAACATGACTTTAGCTTTATTGTTAAGCAAAATGGGATGTTCTCATTTAGTGGTTTAACTGAATCACAAGTCCTGACATTAAGAAATGATTATGGTATCTATATTGTTAACTCTGGCCGATTGAATGTCGCAGGTATGACGCTTGATAATATGTCGCTATTATGTGAATCAATTGTAAAAGTTCTATCTTAA
- a CDS encoding hemin ABC transporter substrate-binding protein, with protein MIKITNACHLFWFFLTAVILTTIAPLSYAKERIVTAGGSITEIIYALDANDELVGVDMTSTYPQEVKSLPQIGYWKQLSIEGILSLKPSLFIAWQDSEPELIFEQLKNAHVATLRLQRVPNNLPLLLANIKRVANAINRKSQGEQLITLISSQVQSVEKLIQNQAKKPKVLFLFSISGTTQVSGKNTVADSVITLAGGENIATHDFYKNYSTEAIITANPDILLVTSQSLDAIGGKKNLSQFPGIIHTNAWKNNRIVSIDQALILGMGPRIGEAVSSLYNGFYRSPNKED; from the coding sequence ATGATAAAAATAACCAACGCTTGCCATCTTTTCTGGTTTTTTCTCACTGCGGTTATATTAACGACTATTGCCCCATTGAGCTATGCAAAAGAACGAATTGTTACCGCTGGTGGGTCGATAACAGAGATAATTTATGCTTTAGACGCAAACGACGAATTAGTAGGGGTCGATATGACGAGTACCTATCCTCAAGAAGTTAAATCACTACCTCAAATTGGCTATTGGAAACAACTCAGTATTGAAGGTATTTTATCTCTTAAACCCTCTCTATTTATTGCTTGGCAAGATTCAGAGCCAGAACTTATTTTTGAGCAACTCAAGAATGCTCACGTCGCTACATTACGTTTACAACGGGTTCCCAATAACCTACCTTTACTATTGGCAAATATTAAACGCGTGGCTAATGCGATTAATCGAAAAAGCCAAGGTGAACAACTTATTACACTGATTTCATCGCAAGTACAATCCGTTGAAAAACTTATCCAAAATCAAGCTAAAAAACCAAAAGTATTATTTTTATTTAGCATTTCAGGTACGACACAAGTATCAGGAAAAAATACCGTTGCTGATAGTGTGATAACGCTTGCGGGTGGAGAAAATATTGCGACTCATGATTTTTATAAAAACTACAGCACTGAGGCGATTATTACAGCGAATCCAGATATCCTATTAGTTACTAGCCAATCACTTGATGCTATTGGCGGTAAAAAAAATCTATCACAATTTCCGGGTATTATTCACACTAATGCTTGGAAAAATAATCGAATAGTGAGTATCGATCAAGCGCTCATTCTGGGCATGGGACCACGCATTGGTGAAGCGGTAAGTAGCTTATATAACGGATTTTATCGTTCACCGAATAAAGAAGATTAA